DNA sequence from the Streptomyces sp. CA-210063 genome:
TGCATGGAGCACCCGGAGGTCCACCTCGGGGTCGGCAAGCTCGTCGACATCGGTGTCCACCAGCTCATCCTCGACACGCCGGTGTGGTGGGCTCTGTGCCATGCGTACAACGAGGGCCGGTACAAGCACCACGCCCCGTTCATCGAGCGTCGCCGTGACGGCCTGTGCCTGCGCACGGCGGACTTCCTGAAATCCATCGGCTTCGACATCGACGAAGAGCTGTGGGCCATCGACGGCACGGACTGCTCGCCGTGCGACAACAAGGTCCCCGACAGCCATTGAACGGCCCTACCCTGGCCCCTGCCCTCGGTCCCCTGAGGCAGGGGCCGTCCCTTGCGAAGAGGAATCGTCTTGCCTGCACATCACAACATCGCCGCCGAGACGGAGCTGTGGGACACCTTCGCCGCGTCCGCCTTCAAGGACGACGCAGAGCCTGGGTTCTCCTGGACCCAGTACGCCGGTCACGGCCCCGGCCCCGAACTGCTCGGCGACCCACGCTGCGTTCTGGAAATCGGCTGCGGCACCGGCCGCGCTCTCGCCTACCTGGCTCAGCGTGGCATCGCTGCTCGGGGCGTTGACCTGTCTCCGGTCATGGTCAAGAAGACCACCACGAAGTGGGCCAGTACCGGCGCGGAGTTCGTGTGCTCCGAGGTTCTGCGGTACCTGAGCGAGGAAGAGGCGGCGTACGACGCCGTCTACTCGATCTTCGGAGCCGCCTGGTTCACCGACCCGAGCCGCCTCTTCCCGCTCGTCCGCCAGCGGCTCAGGCCCGGGGGCGTCTTCGTCTTCTCGCAGCCGCCGGCCATCCCGGGCGCCTACGGGCCGCAGGGCATGTACAAGGGGGGCTTCGCGGGCAAGGCGATGTTCACCTACCGCTACAGCTACCGCCCGGCCGTGTGGGAGCGCCTGCTCACCCGGGCCGGGTTCCTCACGGCCGACGCCCGGATACTTGATGCCCCGCACCCTGGCCACATCGGTACGCTCCTCGTTCGCGCGGTGGCACCGTGACCGACGGTGTACCTGTGGCCGGCCTTCCTTCGCCGGCCCCTCACGGCCAGGTGCGTTCGATGCGATCGTGCCGCACGGCGTAGGCCGCCGGACCGCCCTTCTCGACCGCCCGGTGGATCGCGTCCTGGTGCATGGCGAGCCGACCGATCATCTCGGCGCTTCGAAGCTGCTGGTTGTCCAGATAGAACAGCACAGCCTCGCGTTCCAGGACCGGTCGGATCTCCAGGTCCCGGGTCTTGATCCGCCCGTCCTTCGACAGCGGAACCCAGAAGCGGTCGAGACCGTGCGTGATCCACTCCTCGTCCGGGATGTCCTGGCCGTCGTCCGGGAAGACGTCCCCGATGCGGTGAACCGTCCACCCGCAGGCTCTCAGTCCCTCCGCCACACGGCGCCCGAGATTCCGGTCGAGGAAGAACTCAGGCGACAAGGTGCACTACTGCCTGGCAGAGCGCGTCCACCTGCTCAGGCGTCATGTCGTAGTCGTACGCGATGTCCTCGACAGTCTCCCCGGCCTCCCACAGGTCGGTGATGGCCTGGACCGTGACGCGGTTCGCGGCCACGACAGGGAGTCCGTGGCCGAACCTCGGGTCGATCACGACGGGGACGGAGTCCGGGTACTGCCTCAGCCGCAGGCTGGAGGGGAAGTCGTCGCCCGGCTCCCAGGTGAGGTAGCGGAGATAGTCGGAGACCACTTCGTGGATGGGGACCTGGCCGTCGCGGGCTCTGCGGAGATCCCCCCAGCCGTGCTCGATGAAGATGTCCACCCCGTCCGTGGCGATTCTCTTGGAGACGAGGCCGTAGGGAGTGTCGAGGGCGTCCCGTACGGCGGCGGCCGCCTCCCTGATCTCGCTCATGCGGAGCCCCAGGGAACGCAGGGAACGCAGGGCGTGTGCCTCGGCCACCGCGATGAACGGCACCGAAGGCTGCCCTTTCCGCACCGGCTCCACCTGGTGGACCAGTGGTGCTCCGGCGGCTTTGCCCTTCAGCCACGAGGTGAGGGTCGACTGGGGAATCTGAAGGTAGGAGGCTGTTTCCGTGGGCGTCAGAAGCCCGTCCGTGAACCTGTTGACCATGCCCCCACCTCCTCTTGGCGTCAGCGTTCGCATCGTGCCACATCAAGCCTCCCACCTGCGGGTGGACCGCACACCCAGCCACCGGCTCAGCCGGTCGCGGGGAGTTGGTCCCGGGACCGGCAGTCCCGGCAGTGGCCGTGTCCCGCGGAGCGGAAGCCACGGTCGCAGCCGTCGCAGTTCCGCATGATCAGGACCGCCGGGCGTTCTGGGGTCTCGGGGCTTCCGGTCGCCGGTGCGGTCAGCGGAGTCTCACTGAGCCGGTAGGCGAGGATGCCGACCGGGCGGACGAGTAGGTCTGCCGGGAGTCGTGCGGTGAGGTGGTCGGTGATCTGGATGGGCAGCAGGCCTGCCCCGAGCCACCGGGAGACGGCCGGGGCGAGGCGGGCGGCTTCCCGCTCGGACAGGACTAGACGGGGGTCGACCCGGCGGAGGCCGGCGAGTACAGCGATGGCTCGGGGGTCGGCGTCGGCGTCGGCGAGCGAGACCGGGGCCTCGGTCTCAGCCTGCGCTTCCGGCTCCGCTGCCTCCGCCGTCTTCTCTCCCGCCTGTACGGGTGCCTCCACCGTGTCCCGCACGGCCCCGGACACGGGCGCTGACGCGGCGGCGGTCTGCTTCCGGAGGCGACGAGGCTTGGGGGGTCTGGGAGGCCCGTCCGGGTCCGGGTCTGGTTCGACGCCGGGTACGTCGTAGAAGTACGTCCGGGTACGGACCTGCCCGGTGGGCGTCCGTTCGCGGCGGCGTTCCAGGTACCCGGCCGCTTCCAGATCCCTCAGCGCTCGCGAGATGAGGATCTCACCCTCGTCGAAGTGCTCGCACAGGGCGGTGATGCTCACGCACGTGCCCGTGGGCAGGGATGAGATGTACGCCGCGACACCGACCGTGACCGCGCTGCCGCGCCGCTGCGCGAGGGCGTTGGAAATCACCGTGAAGTCGGCCGTGAGGCGGGTGCGTACGTGGATCACACCGGAGGTCGGAGCTCCGGCGTCGGCGCGCAGGGGCGCGTTAGACTGCGGGTCAGCCATCGGGAAGCTTGCTTCTTCCTGATCGGTCAGGCCCTCGTTCGGGATTGCCGTCCCGGCCGGGGGCCGTATCAGTTTGCGGTTGTCGCGGCGAACGTAACCGCCCGCATCCTGCGCCTGCAAGCCGGTCACTCGGACGGGTGACGCGGGCTTCGCGGCCGGGGAGGGTGGGTGGGCGGGTAGTTCTTTCCCCCGGTTCTTTGGGGAGGTCAGTGGCCCGCCGGACCCTCGTGGACAAGGGCCCGGTGAGCCCGGCAGACGGACGGCGGCCGGGGCCCGGCCGCCTCAGGGGCGGTTGTGGTGCCCGGCCTGCAACTCGCCTATGAAGGCGGCCCAGGAGGCGGCTTCGAAGCACAGCGCCGGGCCGTGCGGGATCTTGCTGTCACGGACCGGGACGACGGCCCGGAAACCGTCGGCCACCTCCACGCAGTCGTCCCCCGCCTGATTGCTGTAGCTGCTCCTGCGCCAGCCGACGCCGTTGAGATCGGGACGGGAGATTCGCTCCACGGTAGTTGCCCTCCATCGTGGACCGGATCATGTCGAGTGACATGATCGGGGGCAGGGCTGCCGCACGAGCCGTGACCCGTTCGTCCAACTGCTCTTCACCGTCCAACAGAGCATCAAGACTGAGAACGGCACGCGCGTAGTCCTCCGTCTGCAATAGACCCGGCACCACATGAGCCGCGTACTGCCGGATGGCCACCGCCCGCTCCGAGTTCTCCATGAACTTCCGCGACCAGTCCGGTAACGCCTCCCGGTACACGTACGGCCACAACTCGACCAGCAGGTCGTCGGCGCCGAGTACCGCGTCCAGAGCACGTGCCAGCTCCAGTGTCGGCTTACACACCCCGGGCGGAGGCCGCACCGATATCACTCTCATCCCGGGCGGCGCCTCCGTCTGGAGCCTGGGCATCGTCGAGCACGCTCAGATCGTGCGCCGCCTCGGCGGTCACCTGGACGGCATCCCGCTCACCATCTTCCGGGACCCGGCGAGGTTCTCCAGCGCCGAGGCATGCGTGCCGGACCTGCGGCCCGCGTACGTCTGCTTCGACCGCGAGAACGTTCGGACCGTGCGGCCACCGCGAGGCCGGAGCGCCCTTCGTCCGGTTCGCGTTCTGCAAGCGTACGGAGGTGCTGGAGGAGGCGGCGAAGCGGCTGAAGGCGGCGTTCTAGCCGCCTGGGAAGAGGTCCGGGCGGGCCCGACGTTTTCCACAGGCTGTGGAAAAGGTGCGGCGGTGGTGGCGCGCGCGGACGGCGAAAAGCCCGGCCGTGGTGCGCCGCCGTGCCGGTCGGCGCCCTGGCCGGGCTCTCGTACGTTCTGCGGGTTCCCTGTCGTCGTGACCGGACCCCCTTGCAGCCGCCGGGGTGACGGCTATGCAGCCGCCGGGGTGACGGCTGCGGAACAGCTCCTGGGCGACTACTCGTCGTCCTCGGGCTTCTCGGCCTCGTCCACGTCCTCGGCCAGGCCGAGCTGCTCGACGAGCCACTTGTCGAACTCGATGGCGGCCCGCACCCAGCTGACCGTCGACGAGACGAAGTGCTCCAGGCTGACGCCGGTGCCGATCAGCAGCTGGGCCTCGCCGATGAGACGGACCGTGCCGTCGTCATGGGTGTGGCTGTAGACCTTGGGCCACAGGGTGCGGCGGTTCCAGTCGTCGATGCTCTCCAGCAGGGCCGGCTTCTCGTCGATCTGGTGCGGGCGGTCGTAGAACGTGCGCACCGAGAAGACCTGCTGGTCACCCTCGCCACGGAACATGAAGTACGTACGGAATTCCTCCCACGGCGCCGCGAGGTCACCCTCGTCGTCGACGACGTACTTCAGCTCCATCTGGTCCAGGAGCTGCTTGACGAGGTCCTGATCCGGGACGACGGGGCCCGCCGGCCCTTGGGGCTGCGGCTCGGGCTGGCCCCCGAAGTTCGGAATCGAGGACGGGTCGATGGACATACGTTGGATACTCCTGCGGTCGTCTGGCTCGTCCGGCCGTCCGCTGAGAGCTGAGACCAGACGTACAGACTCCACCCTCTCTCTCTTCACCCTCGCCCGGCAACCGCCACCGCCGATGGGTTTGCCCTGCGTGTCGTATCAGCGACGGGAGTCCCGGAGCCAAGCGCCCCACAGCACGACTGCGTGGCCCTGAAGCACGTGTCCCAGGGCCACGACCGGAGAGTCGTGCGGACTACGCGGACTACAGCGTCTTGCCCGGGGTCTCCCTCGGGGTCTCCCTCGGGACCGGGCCCACGATCAGGCCCTCGCCGTCCCCGAAGGCGTCCACCCGGACCGTGTCGCCGTCCTTGACCTCGCCGGCCAGGATCTCCTTGGCGAGGCGGTCGCCGATGGCGGTCTGGACGAGGCGGCGCAGCGGGCGGGCGCCGTACGCCGGGTCGTTGCCCTCGTCGGCGAGCCAGGTGAGGGCCCCGTCGGTGATGTCCAGGGTGAGACGGCGCTCGGCCAGGCGCCCCGCGAGACGGTCGATCTGGAGCTTCGCGATGCGCTTCAGCTCCGCCTTGTTCAGCGCGGAGAAGACGACGAGGTCGTCGAGGCGGTTGAGGAACTCCGGCTTGAAGGAGGCCCGCACCACTTCGAGGACCTGCTGCTTCTTCTCCGCCTCACTCGTGACGGGGTCGACCAGGTACTGGCTGCCCAGGTTCGAGGTGAGGACCAGGATCGTGTTGCGGAAGTCGACCGTACGGCCCTGCCCGTCCGTGAGCCGGCCGTCGTCCAGCACCTGGAGGAGGATGTCGAAGACCTCCGGGTGGGCCTTCTCGACCTCGTCGAGCAGGATCACCGAGTACGGGCGCCTGCGGACGGCCTCCGTCAGCTGGCCGCCCTCCTCGTAGCCGATGTAGCCGGGCGGGGCGCCGACCAGGCGGGCCACGCTGTGCTTCTCGCTGTACTCCGACATGTCGATGCGGATCATGGCCCGCTCGTCGTCGAAGAGGAAGTCGGCGAGGGCCTTGGCCAGCTCGGTCTTGCCGACGCCGGTCGGGCCGAGGAAGAGGAAGGAACCGGTCGGGCGGTCCGGGTCGGCGATACCCGCACGGCTGCGGCGTACGGCGTCGCTCACCGCTCGTACGGCCTCGGTCTGGCCGATCAGACGGCGGCCCAGCTCGTCCTCCATGCGGAGCAGCTTCTGGGTCTCGCCCTCCAGCAGGCGGCCCGCCGGGATGCCGGTCCAGGCGGCGACGACGTCCGCGATGTCGTCGGCGCCGACCTCGTCCTTGACCATGGTGTCCTTGGACGCGGCGGC
Encoded proteins:
- a CDS encoding class I SAM-dependent methyltransferase, with protein sequence MPAHHNIAAETELWDTFAASAFKDDAEPGFSWTQYAGHGPGPELLGDPRCVLEIGCGTGRALAYLAQRGIAARGVDLSPVMVKKTTTKWASTGAEFVCSEVLRYLSEEEAAYDAVYSIFGAAWFTDPSRLFPLVRQRLRPGGVFVFSQPPAIPGAYGPQGMYKGGFAGKAMFTYRYSYRPAVWERLLTRAGFLTADARILDAPHPGHIGTLLVRAVAP
- a CDS encoding toxin-antitoxin system, toxin component, PIN family protein — encoded protein: MSPEFFLDRNLGRRVAEGLRACGWTVHRIGDVFPDDGQDIPDEEWITHGLDRFWVPLSKDGRIKTRDLEIRPVLEREAVLFYLDNQQLRSAEMIGRLAMHQDAIHRAVEKGGPAAYAVRHDRIERTWP
- a CDS encoding DUF433 domain-containing protein, with the translated sequence MVNRFTDGLLTPTETASYLQIPQSTLTSWLKGKAAGAPLVHQVEPVRKGQPSVPFIAVAEAHALRSLRSLGLRMSEIREAAAAVRDALDTPYGLVSKRIATDGVDIFIEHGWGDLRRARDGQVPIHEVVSDYLRYLTWEPGDDFPSSLRLRQYPDSVPVVIDPRFGHGLPVVAANRVTVQAITDLWEAGETVEDIAYDYDMTPEQVDALCQAVVHLVA
- a CDS encoding DUF397 domain-containing protein, producing the protein MERISRPDLNGVGWRRSSYSNQAGDDCVEVADGFRAVVPVRDSKIPHGPALCFEAASWAAFIGELQAGHHNRP
- a CDS encoding YbjN domain-containing protein, yielding MSIDPSSIPNFGGQPEPQPQGPAGPVVPDQDLVKQLLDQMELKYVVDDEGDLAAPWEEFRTYFMFRGEGDQQVFSVRTFYDRPHQIDEKPALLESIDDWNRRTLWPKVYSHTHDDGTVRLIGEAQLLIGTGVSLEHFVSSTVSWVRAAIEFDKWLVEQLGLAEDVDEAEKPEDDE